caggttttcaaaaaaaaaaaaaacccaaagcatttgttaaaaacaaaaaaataaaaaaaaactttgctttggttccaattttctacaagaaaagctctgataaaacattccactcttttcaaatatcttacttttttttttctacacaaaataagatgaaaaataaatcaatcaaacaaatcaagaataaagaaaatcgatcaatcagtaataaatataataataataataaataataataaaataataaaataataaaaacttaagaaaccacatagttggtgggtagacaaattatttttttcagattaaaatgaacaaagcattattagagccctgtagacatgacaaaacacgactatagtcacatttatactctttttatttacaacatattgcgcaactgcagggtcttgagacacatgctaactcgcaagctagagagctagcgacctaaacggtagccttcaagttatttcctggGTTCTGCTAACCTGTACCTAAAAAAGTACTCTGGTAACAGCTTCCTTTTGAATTTTGCAGTTCTGGGAAGTGATCAGTGACGAGCACGGTATTGACCCTACTGGGACCTACCATGGAGACAGTGACCTACAGCTGGACAGGATCAACGTTTACTATAATGAAGCCACAGGTTCATGCTTAGGACACATTCATGCCTATTGATCAAGTTCATCAATTCCTGTCTATTTCTGACTTGGATCGTTGTCAATCTTCTGCTTGAAGGAGGTAAATATGTGCCCCGAGCTGTTCTTGTGGACTTGGAACCAGGCACAATGGACTCTGTGAGATCCGGGCCTTTTGGGCAGATATTTCGGCCTGACAATTTTGTGTTTGGTGAGTAAAGTGTGCTAAAGTTTGTCAGACTTGATTAAAATAAGTATCGCTTCTTCCTGTGTAGGTCAGAGCGGTGCTGGTAACAACTGGGCCAAGGGTCATTACACTGAGGGAGCTGAGGTGGTCGACTCGGTCCTGGATGTTGTTCGCAAAGAATCTGAAAACTGTGACTGTCTGCAAGGCTACCAGCTTACTCATGCTCTAGGTGGAGGAACCGGATCGGGCATGGGAACGCTGCTCATCAGCAAGATTCGCGAGGAGTATCCCGATCGTATCATGAATACGTTCAGCGTGGTGCCTTCACCCAAGGTGAGCATTTTTGTAGTACGGCACGTGTGTGAAGATGAGAGGCTGAGTATGTTGTGTTTCTTCAGGTATCTGACACAGTTGTAGAGCCCTACAACGCCACTCTGTCCATCCACCAGCTTGTTGAGAACACAGATGAAACCTACTGCATCGATAACGAGGCTCTCTATGACATATGTTTCCGCACACTGAAACTGACCACGCCCACCTACGGAGACCTCAACCACCTTGTGTCCTCCACCATGAGTGGTGTCACGACCTGTCTGCGCTTCCCCGGCCAGCTCAACGCTGACCTCCGTAAACTGGCAGTCAACATGGTGCCTTTCCCTCGTTTGCACTTCTTCATGCCGGGCTTTGCCCCCTTAACCAGCAGGGGGAGCCAGCAATACAGAGCCCTAACCGTTCCTGAACTCACCCAGCAAGCTTTCGACGCAAAAAACATGATGGCGGCGTGTGACCCGCGTCAAGGCCGCTACCTGACCGTGGCCACTGTGTTCCGTGGGCGTATGTCCATGAAAGAGGTGGACGAGCAGATGCTCAATGTCCAGAACAAGAACAGCAGCTACTTTGTTGAATGGATCCCCAACAACGTGAAGACCGCCGTTTGTGATATTCCACCC
The sequence above is drawn from the Doryrhamphus excisus isolate RoL2022-K1 chromosome 13, RoL_Dexc_1.0, whole genome shotgun sequence genome and encodes:
- the LOC131140173 gene encoding tubulin beta-4B chain-like; translation: MREIVHIQAGQCGNQIGAKFWEVISDEHGIDPTGTYHGDSDLQLDRINVYYNEATGGKYVPRAVLVDLEPGTMDSVRSGPFGQIFRPDNFVFGQSGAGNNWAKGHYTEGAEVVDSVLDVVRKESENCDCLQGYQLTHALGGGTGSGMGTLLISKIREEYPDRIMNTFSVVPSPKVSDTVVEPYNATLSIHQLVENTDETYCIDNEALYDICFRTLKLTTPTYGDLNHLVSSTMSGVTTCLRFPGQLNADLRKLAVNMVPFPRLHFFMPGFAPLTSRGSQQYRALTVPELTQQAFDAKNMMAACDPRQGRYLTVATVFRGRMSMKEVDEQMLNVQNKNSSYFVEWIPNNVKTAVCDIPPRGLKMAVTFIGNTTAIQDMFKRISEQFTAMLRRKAFLHWYTGEGMDEMEFTEAESNMNDLVSEYQQYQDATAEDEGEGEEEPEED